The Limimonas halophila genome includes a region encoding these proteins:
- a CDS encoding hydrogen peroxide-inducible genes activator, which translates to MLPSLRQLRFLVALADERHVGRAAEACHVSQSTLSAGLKELEATLGVGVAERTKRSVTMTPVGEQLAERARGVLTATHDLVDLASRQAGTLRGDLRLGTIPTIGPYLIPHAMPALRRDHPDLRLYLREELTESLIEGLAAGRLDAILIALPYETGDLATATLFEDSYTLAAPRAHPLAGREQVSGADLREHSLLLLERGHCLHRHALSAFPEVLPREDDSFAATSLSTLLAMVEMGLGLTLLPQLAHDAGAARSHEIALVPLRGACPRRVVLAWRRTSPRQPEFEALAEVFRAARARLAADADRPADAGDAGEDAHACVPAAAR; encoded by the coding sequence ATGCTGCCCAGCCTGCGCCAGCTTCGCTTCCTGGTCGCGCTCGCCGACGAGCGCCACGTCGGCCGCGCCGCCGAGGCCTGCCACGTCAGCCAGTCCACGCTGAGCGCGGGGCTGAAGGAGCTGGAGGCCACGCTCGGGGTCGGGGTGGCCGAGCGCACCAAGCGCTCGGTGACGATGACGCCGGTGGGCGAACAGCTCGCCGAACGGGCGCGCGGCGTCCTCACGGCCACGCACGACCTGGTGGACCTCGCCAGTCGGCAGGCCGGAACCCTGCGCGGCGACTTGCGGCTGGGCACCATCCCCACGATCGGCCCCTACCTCATCCCGCACGCCATGCCGGCGCTGCGGCGCGACCATCCCGACCTGCGGCTCTACCTGCGCGAGGAACTCACCGAGAGCCTCATCGAGGGCCTCGCCGCCGGCCGGCTGGACGCCATCCTGATCGCCCTGCCGTACGAGACGGGCGACCTGGCGACCGCGACGCTGTTCGAGGACAGCTACACCCTGGCGGCGCCGCGCGCGCACCCGCTCGCCGGGCGCGAGCAGGTGAGCGGCGCCGACCTGCGCGAGCATTCGTTGCTGTTGCTGGAGCGCGGCCACTGCCTGCACCGCCACGCGCTCTCCGCCTTCCCGGAGGTGCTGCCGCGCGAGGACGACAGCTTCGCCGCCACCAGCCTGTCCACGCTGCTGGCGATGGTGGAGATGGGGCTGGGGCTGACGCTGCTGCCGCAGCTGGCGCACGACGCCGGGGCGGCGCGCTCGCACGAAATCGCGCTGGTGCCGCTCCGGGGCGCGTGCCCGCGCCGCGTGGTGCTGGCGTGGCGCCGCACCTCCCCCCGCCAGCCCGAGTTCGAAGCCCTGGCCGAGGTCTTCCGGGCCGCGCGGGCGCGGCTGGCAGCGGACGCGGACCGGCCGGCGGATGCCGGCGACGCGGGCGAGGATGCACACGCGTGTGTGCCCGCGGCCGCGCGCTGA
- the radC gene encoding RadC family protein: MADNGARSGDGKDGGRPHYTGHRQRLRQRVLDAGGQALQDYEILEVLLFAAHPRGDVKPLAKRLLQRFGSLAAVLAADPGDLAGVKGMGDAAAATLKVTQEAAERAGRERAQQRTVLSDWEKVLRYCRVAMAEDKVEQVRVLFLNRKNQLIADEQLARGTVDHTPASPREIIKRALALEASAIILVHNHPSGDPTPSKADVEMTREIADAGKKLSVNVHDHVIITRTGHASFKRKGLL; this comes from the coding sequence ATGGCGGACAATGGGGCGCGCTCGGGTGACGGAAAGGACGGCGGGCGTCCCCACTACACGGGCCATCGCCAGCGTCTGCGCCAGCGCGTGCTCGATGCCGGCGGGCAGGCGCTGCAGGACTACGAGATCCTGGAGGTGCTGCTCTTCGCCGCCCACCCGCGCGGGGACGTGAAACCGCTGGCCAAGCGGCTGTTGCAGCGCTTCGGCTCGCTGGCCGCCGTGCTCGCCGCCGATCCCGGCGACCTCGCCGGCGTGAAGGGCATGGGCGACGCCGCCGCCGCCACGCTCAAGGTGACCCAGGAGGCCGCCGAGCGCGCGGGCCGCGAACGCGCCCAGCAGCGCACCGTGCTGTCCGACTGGGAGAAGGTGCTGCGCTACTGCCGCGTCGCCATGGCCGAGGACAAGGTGGAGCAGGTCCGCGTCCTCTTCCTCAACCGCAAGAACCAGCTCATCGCCGACGAGCAGCTCGCGCGCGGCACCGTGGACCACACGCCGGCCTCCCCGCGCGAGATCATCAAGCGCGCCCTGGCGCTGGAAGCCAGCGCGATCATCCTCGTCCACAACCACCCCTCGGGCGATCCCACGCCCTCCAAGGCGGACGTGGAAATGACGCGCGAGATCGCGGACGCCGGCAAGAAGCTCTCCGTCAACGTCCACGACCACGTCATCATCACCCGCACCGGCCACGCCTCCTTCAAGCGGAAGGGGTTGTTGTAG
- the purB gene encoding adenylosuccinate lyase, whose product MIPRYSRPEMARIWEPENRFRIWFEIEAHACDAQAELGVIPHAAAKAVWERGQFEVARIEEIERETRHDVIAFLTNLAEHVGPEARFVHQGMTSSDVLDTCLAVQLVQTTDLLLAGLDRLLNALETRAKEHQATLCIGRSHGIHAEPTTFGLKLASHHAAFARARKRLVAAREEVGTCAISGAVGTFATIDPYVEEYVAKQMGLTPEPISTQIIPRDRHAAFFTTLGTIASSIENLATEIRHLQRTEVREAEEYFEEGQKGSSAMPHKRNPILSENLTGLARIVRSAVTPALENVTLWHERDISHSSVERVTAPDATIALDFALHRLAGTIEKLLVYPDTMKANLDRLGGLVYSQRVLLALTQAGVAREDAYRLVQRNAMKVWNEGADFLSLLQQDEEVTAALDPDALAACFDPSFHTQHVGTIFARVFKHERV is encoded by the coding sequence ATGATCCCGCGCTACAGCCGCCCCGAGATGGCCCGCATCTGGGAGCCCGAGAACCGCTTCCGCATCTGGTTCGAAATCGAGGCGCACGCCTGCGACGCGCAGGCCGAGCTGGGCGTCATCCCCCATGCCGCCGCCAAGGCCGTGTGGGAGCGCGGGCAGTTCGAGGTCGCCCGCATCGAGGAGATCGAGCGCGAGACCCGCCACGACGTCATCGCCTTCCTCACCAACCTCGCCGAGCACGTCGGCCCCGAGGCGCGCTTCGTCCACCAGGGCATGACCTCCTCCGACGTGCTGGACACCTGCCTCGCCGTCCAGCTCGTCCAGACCACCGACCTGCTGCTCGCCGGGCTCGACCGCCTGCTGAACGCGCTGGAAACGCGCGCCAAGGAACACCAGGCCACGCTCTGCATCGGCCGCAGCCACGGCATCCACGCCGAGCCCACGACCTTCGGCCTCAAGCTTGCCAGCCACCACGCCGCCTTCGCCCGCGCGCGCAAGCGCCTCGTAGCCGCGCGCGAGGAGGTCGGCACCTGCGCCATCTCCGGCGCCGTGGGCACCTTCGCCACGATCGATCCCTACGTGGAGGAATACGTCGCCAAGCAGATGGGCCTGACGCCCGAGCCCATCTCCACGCAGATCATCCCGCGCGACCGCCACGCCGCCTTCTTCACCACGCTGGGCACGATCGCCAGCAGCATCGAAAACCTCGCCACCGAAATCCGCCACCTGCAGCGCACCGAGGTCCGCGAGGCCGAGGAATACTTCGAGGAAGGCCAGAAGGGCTCCTCGGCCATGCCGCACAAGCGCAACCCCATCCTCTCCGAGAACCTGACGGGCCTCGCGCGCATCGTCCGTTCCGCCGTCACCCCCGCGCTGGAAAACGTGACCCTCTGGCACGAGCGCGACATCTCCCACTCCTCCGTCGAGCGCGTCACCGCCCCCGACGCCACGATCGCCCTCGACTTCGCCCTGCACCGTCTTGCCGGCACGATCGAAAAGCTGCTGGTCTACCCGGACACCATGAAGGCCAACCTCGACCGCCTGGGCGGGCTGGTCTACTCCCAGCGCGTGCTGCTCGCGCTCACTCAGGCCGGTGTCGCGCGCGAGGACGCCTACCGCCTCGTCCAGCGCAACGCCATGAAGGTCTGGAACGAGGGTGCCGACTTTCTCTCCCTCCTGCAGCAGGACGAGGAGGTCACGGCCGCGCTCGACCCCGACGCCCTGGCCGCCTGCTTCGACCCCAGCTTCCACACCCAGCACGTCGGCACCATCTTCGCCCGCGTCTTTAAACACGAGCGTGTTTAA
- a CDS encoding GFA family protein, which produces MHLDGSCHCGAVAFSVEAYAPVPYNRCYCSICRKTAGGGGYAVNLGADANTLSVRGRAAITVFHARVDGEQSPGERRFCSHCGTALWVFDPAYPELVHPFASAIDTPLPEPPEVVHILLDSKANWVRIDARPGEEQHAGYPPESLEAWHRRHGLLDGGR; this is translated from the coding sequence ATGCACCTGGACGGCTCGTGCCATTGCGGCGCCGTGGCCTTTTCGGTCGAGGCCTACGCGCCCGTGCCCTACAACCGCTGCTACTGCTCGATCTGCCGCAAGACGGCGGGCGGGGGCGGCTACGCCGTCAACCTGGGCGCCGACGCGAACACCCTCAGCGTGCGCGGGCGCGCGGCGATCACCGTCTTCCACGCCCGGGTGGACGGCGAGCAAAGCCCGGGGGAGCGGCGCTTTTGTTCGCACTGCGGCACCGCGCTGTGGGTCTTCGATCCAGCGTATCCCGAGCTGGTCCACCCCTTCGCCAGCGCCATCGACACGCCGCTGCCCGAGCCGCCGGAGGTCGTGCACATCCTGCTGGACTCCAAGGCCAATTGGGTGCGCATCGACGCCCGGCCGGGCGAGGAGCAGCACGCCGGCTACCCGCCGGAATCCCTGGAAGCCTGGCACCGCCGCCACGGCCTGCTGGACGGCGGGCGCTGA
- a CDS encoding flavodoxin family protein, producing MPAKRLLIVAHAPSPNTQRLLDAVVRGAQSADIESVEVVAKRPFDADAEDVRAADAVILGTPENLGYMSGALKDFFDRIFYAVGEDTEALPYAAYIRAGKDGTGTYNAIRSITTGLRWRPIQEPMILHGEWQEAFVGQCEELGTLVATGLDMGIY from the coding sequence ATGCCCGCGAAACGGCTGCTGATCGTCGCGCACGCGCCCTCGCCCAACACGCAGCGCCTGCTGGACGCGGTGGTGCGCGGGGCGCAAAGCGCGGACATCGAAAGCGTGGAGGTGGTCGCCAAGCGGCCCTTCGACGCCGACGCCGAGGACGTGCGCGCCGCCGACGCCGTCATCCTGGGCACGCCGGAAAACCTCGGCTACATGAGCGGCGCGCTGAAGGATTTTTTCGACCGCATCTTCTACGCCGTGGGCGAGGACACAGAGGCCCTGCCCTACGCCGCCTACATCCGCGCCGGCAAGGACGGCACCGGCACCTACAACGCCATCCGATCCATCACCACGGGCCTGCGCTGGCGCCCCATCCAGGAGCCCATGATCCTGCACGGCGAGTGGCAAGAAGCCTTCGTCGGCCAGTGCGAGGAGCTGGGCACGCTCGTCGCGACCGGGCTGGACATGGGCATTTACTGA
- a CDS encoding COX15/CtaA family protein: MSTLTFAGQSAARRADDRAVGAWLLAVCGMIFAMAVIGAITRLTESGLSIMEWAPVSGVLPPMSQAEWERIFALYKQTAEYRELNAGMSLAEFKTIFWWEWVHRLWGRLIGAVFLAGFLWLLLRGKLRRGLTPHLIALFVLGGLQGALGWFMVASGFAERTDVSQYRLTLHLGFALAIYAYALALAIRLRWPSAPASADAAGVRRGLWAFAGLVAVTIVAGALVAGLNAGMSYNTYPLMAGEVVPANYGVHAPWWLNWFENVAAVQFNHRLLAHLTVVAGLALWVWGCFARLSEEARRALAWLALGSLGQLVLGVVTLLAVVPVWLGAAHQAGAIVVLSLTIWALSRVRAPGVGAAGV; encoded by the coding sequence ATGAGCACGCTGACGTTTGCCGGACAGAGCGCCGCGCGCCGCGCCGACGACCGCGCGGTCGGCGCGTGGCTGCTGGCGGTGTGCGGGATGATCTTCGCCATGGCCGTGATCGGGGCGATCACGCGCCTGACGGAAAGCGGGCTGTCCATCATGGAATGGGCCCCCGTCAGCGGCGTGCTGCCGCCCATGTCGCAGGCGGAGTGGGAGCGCATCTTCGCGCTCTACAAGCAGACGGCCGAGTACCGCGAGCTCAACGCCGGCATGTCGCTGGCGGAGTTCAAGACGATCTTCTGGTGGGAGTGGGTGCACCGCCTGTGGGGCCGGCTGATCGGCGCGGTCTTCCTGGCCGGGTTCCTGTGGCTGCTGCTGCGCGGCAAGCTGCGCCGCGGGCTGACGCCGCACCTGATCGCGCTCTTCGTCCTCGGCGGGCTGCAGGGCGCGCTCGGCTGGTTCATGGTCGCCAGCGGCTTCGCCGAGCGCACCGACGTCAGCCAGTACCGCCTCACCCTGCACCTCGGCTTCGCCCTGGCGATCTACGCCTACGCCCTGGCGCTGGCGATCCGGCTGCGCTGGCCGAGCGCGCCCGCCAGTGCCGACGCCGCCGGGGTGCGGCGCGGGTTGTGGGCCTTCGCCGGGCTGGTCGCGGTCACGATCGTCGCCGGGGCGCTGGTCGCGGGGCTGAACGCCGGCATGTCCTACAACACCTATCCCCTGATGGCGGGCGAGGTGGTGCCGGCGAACTACGGCGTGCACGCGCCCTGGTGGCTGAACTGGTTCGAGAACGTCGCCGCCGTGCAGTTCAACCACCGCCTGCTGGCGCACCTGACCGTCGTGGCCGGGCTGGCGCTGTGGGTGTGGGGGTGCTTCGCCCGGCTGAGCGAGGAAGCGCGGCGGGCGCTGGCGTGGCTGGCGCTGGGCTCGCTGGGGCAGCTGGTGCTGGGCGTGGTGACGCTGCTGGCCGTGGTGCCGGTGTGGTTGGGCGCGGCGCACCAGGCGGGCGCCATCGTCGTGCTGTCGCTGACCATCTGGGCGCTGTCACGCGTGCGCGCGCCGGGCGTGGGCGCGGCGGGGGTTTGA
- a CDS encoding Ig-like domain-containing protein — MHANREDAVPVIRSLTLISTPAGSTQAAGGENPSVSGDGRRVAFQSADQAFEPDAFDRTRDVFVKTPATGAVQRVSEDPAGPANDASINPVISDDGGTVAFVAEDLTPNDGEQRDEVFALDLDDGGAVRVPGGDLDPQGGDPDNLRPAIKADGGLVAFARGGTITLADRAAGTADTRQPDPVLADSGIALTPDGRLFAVTQAFDGPASSDLVTATANTVLTDRASGLGERLDGFGGLDETAILTPTDTRGAAVSADGRHVAYVREPGEGAEIVLQDRATDRIEVIAPAGRIAGGETPALSIDADGRRVAFSSASDDLVPGDANGVRDVFVYDRVTDEITRVSETPDGAGGDGASRDPEISADGEVVVFESRATNLRPGDADSALDVYRVRLDEPAFPAERVPEPVPDQARLRSDQSLTLDVLANDRDPDGAGLEIAEAAVTDGKVDVDVTPGDRLEIAPDRDAGGPATITYTVEDADGLTASSRVAVDIEPEDGVSVRGVADTGVDAGTIGDVAVGEDGEVIAFSATASDLVPEDANNARDAFVLDTADGSVQRVSETDDGAAPETGIGAFDLSPDGEALAFTSTAGNLVEGDTNGLADVFLKDLGTGDLERASVGPDGAQAGAPARAPAVADGGAAVAFVSAADNLVPGDANGEADIFVRDTGDGTLTRISEGIGDPLAPDRVLDIGADGRFVAYLDGSGPEGQGSVVLHDRADGTSQRFGPDVPVNGILPPSLSLSPDASTIALSRVVSTTLIDVETGETTAIAARPDGTEANFNTGGISLSEDGERAVFTSEATNLVAGDGNAADDVFVRDFENPDIDAVAPPPGPDAPDAGTAAISADGETAVFTRSPEAGGGDRLFVATLADSRDVPAPDANALPNATDARLTGAPGGTLRADLGERVTDPDDDGDALGFAIGEAPANGTATVGADGTLTYTPGADAGAGDSFTYTVTDPAGASDTATVRVEPVAAERNLTILDGTPQALTVPFRAEVRGTAAGERVTLESGADVTWAAGTDDGVALPGPLGSYEVAQTGTALVLSRPEDGTRATIFLNGEVEIGFADGVATAGLDTASAPPTVTLGGEAVGAAFDPDDVTLGPGQPGRVVPGPDVVPENLTVLDGTGQRLEIAYPGRVVGTAAAETLEVSGDDGAVAFAANAGDRVALPGALADAELDASGNVLEIDSAGAEAEIALNAAVEVAFADGTATARLADGEIRLGGEVVQPGFDAEAAELDATDVSALVTDGGNDGFA, encoded by the coding sequence GTGCACGCGAACCGCGAGGATGCCGTGCCGGTCATCCGCAGCCTCACGCTCATCTCCACGCCCGCCGGGAGCACGCAGGCCGCCGGCGGCGAGAACCCCAGCGTCAGCGGCGACGGCCGCCGCGTCGCTTTCCAGAGCGCGGACCAGGCCTTCGAGCCGGACGCCTTCGACCGAACGCGCGATGTCTTCGTGAAGACGCCCGCCACCGGCGCCGTGCAGCGCGTCAGCGAGGACCCGGCCGGGCCGGCCAACGACGCCTCGATCAACCCGGTCATCAGCGACGACGGCGGCACGGTCGCCTTCGTGGCCGAGGATCTCACGCCCAACGACGGCGAACAGCGCGACGAGGTGTTCGCGCTCGACCTGGATGACGGCGGCGCGGTGCGCGTGCCCGGCGGCGACCTCGACCCACAGGGCGGGGATCCCGACAACCTGCGCCCGGCGATCAAGGCCGACGGCGGGCTGGTCGCCTTCGCGCGCGGCGGCACGATCACGCTCGCCGACCGCGCGGCCGGCACAGCGGACACGCGCCAGCCCGACCCCGTCCTGGCGGACAGCGGCATCGCGCTCACACCCGACGGACGGCTCTTCGCGGTCACGCAGGCGTTCGACGGTCCCGCGTCGAGCGACCTCGTCACCGCCACCGCCAACACCGTGCTCACCGACCGCGCCAGCGGCCTCGGCGAACGCCTCGACGGCTTCGGCGGGCTGGACGAGACGGCGATTCTGACGCCCACGGACACGAGGGGCGCCGCCGTCTCGGCGGACGGGCGGCACGTCGCCTATGTCCGCGAGCCCGGCGAGGGCGCGGAGATCGTGCTGCAGGACCGTGCCACGGACCGGATCGAGGTCATCGCGCCCGCCGGGCGGATTGCTGGCGGCGAAACGCCCGCGCTGTCCATCGACGCCGACGGCCGCCGCGTCGCCTTTTCCAGCGCCAGCGACGACCTCGTGCCCGGCGACGCCAACGGCGTGCGCGACGTCTTCGTCTACGACCGCGTCACCGACGAGATCACGCGCGTCAGCGAAACGCCCGACGGCGCGGGCGGCGACGGGGCCTCGCGCGATCCCGAGATTTCCGCCGACGGCGAGGTCGTGGTGTTCGAAAGCCGCGCCACGAACCTGCGCCCCGGCGACGCCGACAGCGCCCTCGACGTCTACCGCGTGCGCCTGGACGAACCCGCGTTCCCGGCCGAGCGCGTCCCCGAGCCCGTGCCCGACCAGGCCAGGCTGCGCAGCGACCAGTCCCTGACGCTGGATGTGCTCGCCAACGACCGCGATCCCGACGGCGCGGGGCTGGAGATCGCGGAGGCGGCCGTGACCGACGGCAAGGTCGATGTCGATGTGACCCCCGGCGACCGCCTGGAAATCGCTCCCGACCGGGATGCGGGCGGCCCCGCCACGATCACCTACACCGTGGAAGACGCCGACGGCCTGACCGCCAGCAGCCGCGTGGCCGTGGATATCGAGCCCGAGGACGGCGTCAGCGTGCGCGGAGTCGCGGACACGGGCGTCGATGCCGGCACGATCGGCGACGTGGCCGTGGGCGAGGACGGCGAGGTGATCGCGTTTTCCGCCACCGCCTCGGACCTCGTTCCCGAGGACGCCAACAATGCCCGCGACGCCTTCGTGCTCGACACCGCCGACGGCTCGGTTCAGCGGGTGAGCGAAACCGACGACGGCGCCGCGCCGGAGACCGGCATCGGCGCGTTCGACCTCAGCCCCGACGGCGAGGCGCTCGCCTTCACCTCGACGGCCGGCAACCTCGTCGAGGGCGACACGAACGGCCTCGCGGACGTCTTCCTCAAGGATCTGGGCACGGGCGACCTGGAGCGGGCCAGCGTCGGGCCGGATGGCGCGCAGGCCGGCGCGCCCGCGCGCGCCCCGGCGGTGGCGGACGGCGGCGCGGCCGTGGCCTTCGTCAGCGCGGCCGACAATCTCGTGCCCGGCGACGCCAACGGCGAGGCCGACATCTTCGTCCGCGACACGGGCGACGGCACGCTCACCCGCATCAGCGAGGGCATCGGCGATCCGCTCGCGCCGGATCGCGTGCTCGACATCGGCGCCGACGGGCGCTTCGTCGCCTACCTCGACGGCTCGGGACCCGAGGGGCAGGGCAGCGTGGTGCTCCACGACCGCGCGGACGGGACGAGCCAGCGGTTCGGCCCGGACGTGCCGGTGAACGGCATCCTACCGCCGAGCCTGAGCCTGTCGCCCGACGCGAGCACGATCGCGCTCAGCCGCGTCGTCAGCACCACGCTGATCGACGTCGAGACCGGCGAAACCACCGCCATCGCCGCGCGGCCGGACGGCACTGAGGCAAACTTCAACACCGGGGGAATCTCGCTTTCCGAGGACGGCGAGCGCGCGGTCTTCACGAGCGAGGCCACGAACCTCGTCGCCGGTGACGGCAATGCGGCCGACGACGTCTTCGTGCGCGACTTCGAGAACCCCGACATCGACGCCGTCGCCCCGCCGCCGGGACCGGACGCCCCCGACGCCGGGACCGCCGCCATTTCCGCCGACGGCGAAACGGCCGTCTTCACGCGCTCGCCGGAGGCGGGTGGCGGCGACCGGCTGTTCGTCGCCACGCTCGCGGACAGCCGCGACGTGCCCGCGCCCGATGCCAACGCCCTGCCGAACGCCACGGACGCGCGCCTGACCGGCGCGCCGGGGGGCACGCTGCGCGCGGATCTCGGCGAGCGCGTCACCGACCCGGACGATGACGGCGATGCTCTCGGCTTTGCCATCGGCGAAGCGCCGGCCAACGGCACGGCCACGGTCGGCGCGGACGGCACGCTGACCTACACGCCGGGCGCGGATGCCGGCGCGGGCGACAGCTTCACCTACACCGTGACCGACCCGGCGGGCGCCAGCGACACGGCCACCGTCCGCGTCGAGCCCGTCGCCGCCGAGCGCAACCTGACCATCCTCGACGGCACGCCGCAGGCGTTGACAGTCCCCTTCCGCGCCGAGGTCCGGGGCACGGCGGCGGGCGAGCGCGTGACGCTGGAAAGCGGCGCGGACGTCACCTGGGCGGCCGGGACCGACGACGGCGTGGCGCTGCCGGGGCCGCTCGGCAGCTACGAGGTGGCGCAGACGGGAACCGCGCTCGTGCTCTCCCGGCCCGAGGACGGCACGCGCGCGACCATCTTCCTCAACGGCGAGGTGGAGATCGGCTTCGCCGACGGCGTCGCCACGGCCGGGCTGGACACGGCGAGTGCGCCCCCGACGGTCACGCTGGGCGGGGAGGCGGTCGGGGCCGCGTTCGATCCCGACGACGTGACGCTCGGCCCCGGCCAGCCGGGCCGGGTGGTGCCGGGCCCGGACGTGGTGCCGGAGAACCTGACGGTGCTCGACGGCACCGGACAGCGGCTGGAGATTGCCTACCCCGGCCGCGTCGTCGGCACGGCGGCGGCGGAGACGCTGGAGGTCTCGGGCGACGACGGCGCCGTGGCCTTCGCGGCCAACGCGGGCGACCGCGTCGCGCTGCCGGGTGCCCTGGCGGATGCCGAGCTGGACGCCTCGGGCAACGTGCTGGAGATCGACAGCGCCGGGGCGGAAGCGGAAATCGCGCTCAACGCGGCCGTCGAGGTCGCCTTCGCCGACGGCACGGCCACGGCGCGCCTAGCCGATGGCGAGATCCGGCTCGGCGGCGAGGTCGTCCAGCCCGGCTTCGACGCCGAGGCCGCCGAGCTGGACGCGACCGACGTTTCCGCCCTCGTCACGGACGGCGGCAACGACGGGTTCGCTTGA
- a CDS encoding Usg family protein has product MTPRCTIGGYRLTTAEIVYHLPDHPDLLQTFVWQDYDLIPKLPVLTHFLDFWRHNIDGALHSVRVCTAPDGAAGGYRNVVWEGRLH; this is encoded by the coding sequence ATGACCCCGCGTTGCACGATCGGCGGTTACCGCCTGACGACGGCGGAGATCGTCTACCACCTGCCCGACCATCCGGACCTGCTCCAGACCTTCGTCTGGCAGGACTACGACCTGATTCCCAAGCTGCCCGTGCTGACGCACTTCCTCGACTTCTGGCGCCACAACATCGACGGCGCGCTGCATTCCGTGCGCGTGTGCACCGCGCCGGACGGAGCGGCGGGCGGCTACCGCAACGTCGTCTGGGAGGGGCGGCTGCACTGA